Part of the Triplophysa rosa linkage group LG21, Trosa_1v2, whole genome shotgun sequence genome is shown below.
TAGGCTAGAAATTAGTTTAGGGTTTTATGTTTACACTTGGTACTGTTGGCAGCTTTGGTCAAGTCCTGAATGCAGTACACCAGAGCATAGACACGGGTAAGTTAAATTTCTGAAAACACGTTATTTTGGTCCCCGTGCCAGCTATATCAATGTCAGTATTTTTCAGTGCATTCACTTTTGAAATTACCATCAAGCAAGCAAAAAAGCACAATTTCTACTCATTAAAATGTatctaaaaattaattaaaatagtttgtacattttaggtCAACCATAACATCAGAATTATCTGAGGCATCAACATCCCAGTCATCTAATGTGCAAGTATGTAATGTTCTGCGATATATTAAACTGTAAATTAACTTATTCTTAGGGTATTTATGTGATGACTGATGTAAGTTCTTATTGTGCTGTGTTATTGGTGCTGCAGGCCAAGAGTGCATCCCAACAGATGTCCACCTCAGTGACTCCATGCACCTCACTGACTCCATCCACAAGTGGCTTCTACAAGTCAGTAATAAGACATTAACACTTTATTATGACATCATTAGTGcggtataaaaatattaaaccgAGACATAGTTTTTATGAGCTGTGTGCTGTGCTCCTAAACACTGGTTATACAATAACAAAGTACTGTACTGCAGCAAGAACAACAAAACATCTCGGTTTCACAATGCATTCTGGATTAACTGTTTCATTGTTCTTGTACTTCCTTTCCACAGTACATATACCAATATCTATGCACCTGTCATTATTGACAGCAGTTCTTCAGATCTTGAAGATGTAGAGAAAACACAAGAGAAAGACTGGTACTATCACATAAACTGAGTACATCTAATGACTTTGTGCTTACTGTTAGCTTTTCTTGTTTGCCCATCAGATACAATATTTGTCTTaaacttaaatacatttttagttgCCTTCACTAGTAAATCTATTAAACTATAGAGAAACTGCTTGACATCTGAATTATAGTTTACTTATTTTACTTATATACAAACTTATTGTTTGCTTATTTTGCAGTGATGGACAAGATGGGCCTACAGCTGCAGACATAGTATCAAATCTAGCACATTGTCTTAACAGAAAGTCCTGTAACAGATTTAACATGAACAGGGCCAATGTCTGGGATGGTGCTGATAGAGGTTTTAGGCGTTCCTCATTTGACCCCACCTGCAGCATGTTGGTGAAATTCACTGACGACGTTGGGCTGATGGAGGAGGCCCTGGATACTGGGGGGCCTACTCGAGAGTTTTTAACCCTGTTGATGGATGCCATCGAAACAAGGAGAGTTTTTGAAGGCAAAGACAATGCAAAATACCTCTCGTTTGACTGTCAAGgtaatatttttcacatttttataatgttgattttatactttataaaatcaatttatattaacattgcAATATTGGTAATTTTAGCTGCAGAAGACAATGAATATTTTCACATTGGAAGAATGATTGCGGTGTCTATTGTCCATGGAGGTCCAGGGCTGTGTTGTCTTTCCCCAAACTTCTTCCTTTACCTCATtggtaaagaaaagaaaacagaggCAACAATTGAGGACATACCTGATGATGAAGTCAAGAAGGCCCTCCTTGAGGTAATTTTGCTAGGCTGGGATTATAAACAATTTCAAGAAATCAATTCTTGCCATCAGCTGACACAACAATATGGATACTTTAATAGCtgtataaaagtatattttaatactcTAAGCACATTACTTCATATGCGAGGTATACAATCCATACATTTTCAACATTGTCCAGattgttcatttcattttaataccTGATATTATTAATATCTGATATTAAAAGGgtagttttaatatttcaaaaatatatttattcaacATCACTAGCAGACTTTTTGGTCAGTATTTTGATCCAAGGCCAATGAATACATTTATGctgatgtaatgttttattaaattaattggCAATGACCAAAATTCCTTGATTTAGAGTGTACAGATGCTGgaaggtaaatataaataattaatttgcaGTATATACCTAAATGGGTACAGTACAGAAATCGCACAGTATTGTATTCTCTCAAATTTGATATTGTTCTTCTGTGCtggtatgtttgtgtgtatataatccaattttttatatttatgtgtcATTGTGACCAATACAAAACGCTGTTTAAAAATAGATGATCCAGCTTGAATAAACCCAGTTTGAATAAATGTTGCATGTTATCTGGTCCAGATTTTTTCCCAATAGATAAAAGATGCTACATCACTGAATGAACTCTGGGAACTCACAGAAAAGCACTCTAGCATGCTTCAGACAGCAGGCTGCTATCGATTCATGAGGAATCTGGAGGATAAGAAAAGAATAGTTGATGAATATATCCAGTGGTATTTTATCAACCGAAACCATCTTTCAATCCACAGGTATATTCATTGAtgtattgtattttcttttttttttactgatatTTTATTCTCTATTATACCTTTTCTGTGGACACGTAACCTAATCATTTCTAATATAAAATTTAGTAGTGTTTTTCTTAACATTactgttttatattaaatacgTCTCCAATTAATCTTTTAAGTGACAAGTGTCATGTTATTTCTTGCTTTTGAAATGTATCTTTCAGTGGTTGTTATTCACCTTTTGACTGAAAATTATGAAATTATAGCTACTGTCACCTGATATATTTTGTAGATTCAAAGATGGACTAGCAACATTGAATTTTTTCAACGCTTTGGAACAGCATCCTTTACTTTTCTTCTCATTCATGTGCTACACTGAGACCAAGCTCACAGCTGTTGCTGTGGAAAAAATCTTCCATGTGCAGTTGAGTCCACCTGGAAGCAATGACCGCCATGAAGAGGCCAGGGTACTGAGCTACTGGCGAGATTATCTGCTTTATGTGTAAGGTATTATCTAtgattaaaataaagaaatttacaGAATTATTACTGCATCAAAAAGTGAGATATAACACAAGACATTTATGTCAGTTCAAAAAACCTTAAATTAGAATGTTTCTTCAAAATAATATAACTTCCATATGTGGTTTATCAGAAATAGCAATTTTGTGTTATGTGCACTGTGCTCAGCCTCAAACCCTTTAACAGTTTATGGGTGATGATTACATAGATTTGAAGTTTTAAAATTAATTGTGGCAATTGTCTTTCTTTCTGGTTGCTACTTTCAAATCaatcaaatatttgtttttgtcctgcagaagaaaaagcTAGTCCTACTTTGAAGGATGTCCTTATGTTTGGAACTGGGCTAAAGGAAGTTCCTGCTGGAGCAATACAGCCACAACCACATTTAGTTTTTCAGAAGACCTCACTCTTTCCTGTGGCAAATGTGTGTGCTAATACAATTAAAATCCCAATCTCCCAGAGTTACGAGGAGTTTCAAGAAGCCATGGATTACGGCATCCAAAACTTCCCTGGGTTTGGGCTTCTTTAATGTAGCACTTCCTTATGAAGTAGCACTCAGGTTAATGTTTGTATTGTGATTCAAGATGGTATGCTAATATAATAATTACACTGTTACGTTTTTGGAAACCATGtagattttattttgataagtgACATTCTTCTTtgaaaattaattttgaaatgcATGGCATGTTGTTATTCACAAAACGTTAAGATTGTTAAACTCATCTTTATACAAAATCACAGctgtttgtaaacaaaaaataaaactactttGACATGTATGAATTTGCTTTTTAGTCCTTTGGACATTCACATTGACTTCCTTTAAAAACCACAGCAAGCCTACCCAGTAGATTATAAAACGATTTATTGTTTAAAGGAAGGGGAAACATATGCATGAGAACTATTAGTCTTGTATTGCAGAATCAAAAATGGATTATTCTAAAGTCCAGACATATTTTTTAAGAATATGTAATTCTCAACAGCATCTGTCCAGTTGACTGGTGGAACCAGCCCACCCTGTCTCTGTAAATCTTCAAAATTAAGTTGGAGATTATCATCACCACACAGGCTGCGCTGCGCTGGCAAAATGTCCTCAAACTCTAGTAGGACTTCCTCGGA
Proteins encoded:
- the LOC130545123 gene encoding G2/M phase-specific E3 ubiquitin-protein ligase-like, whose translation is MKMNPFQKMRMTLLLVCHPICHPFLTQWSTITSELSEASTSQSSNVQAKSASQQMSTSVTPCTSLTPSTSGFYNTYTNIYAPVIIDSSSSDLEDVEKTQEKDCDGQDGPTAADIVSNLAHCLNRKSCNRFNMNRANVWDGADRGFRRSSFDPTCSMLVKFTDDVGLMEEALDTGGPTREFLTLLMDAIETRRVFEGKDNAKYLSFDCQAAEDNEYFHIGRMIAVSIVHGGPGLCCLSPNFFLYLIGKEKKTEATIEDIPDDEVKKALLEIFSQ